One genomic region from Sphingobacterium multivorum encodes:
- a CDS encoding RagB/SusD family nutrient uptake outer membrane protein, which yields MKTKILALLLLSATLGSCNKFLEEKPLAEVALDQHYKNLYDVQAAIAGMYSAFQLEMVGKGNYQDNKDNYLEKYLYWGEYRADNFDRAISYTKDYVDEIVLNSLTPTNQFSDWSGLYTAIGRINNNIKYIPKAAELDSRITPEMLKDYLAQCYALRAMCYFYLVRVWGDAPIWLEPYEDVQQPAASPREPKDKLLNEVIIPDLEKAYSLVDKDAKNPLWTIGGAGICAIMSDVYMWKKDYQNATKWITRLFLTKSPTGVGYAGTNESNLQDGASWKTIFVNPTSSKETIWSIHWDYLKNGCACMQTSWSPNNKQIVVDEGVWASWFQPQTTTSPSPDIRPQQTLDVYFGLPSNKRDRFIKWYPTDANPTKADPWPVTNQALPVYLTMYRLSDMYLLYAEALNGLGDRANALKYLNFVRKRARLPQYDANDATIATSYQLETAILEERRLELFGEGKRWFDLVRTGRVKDVMDPILKRRQEEAGNLEKPGFLDPTNRVYWPIHRNVLNSNKSLVQNPGYTD from the coding sequence ATGAAAACAAAGATCTTAGCACTGTTACTGCTATCAGCTACGTTGGGAAGCTGTAACAAATTCTTGGAAGAGAAACCGCTGGCCGAAGTTGCACTGGATCAGCATTATAAAAACTTATACGATGTGCAGGCCGCAATTGCTGGAATGTATAGCGCCTTTCAGCTCGAAATGGTTGGTAAGGGTAATTATCAGGATAACAAAGACAATTACCTCGAAAAATACCTGTATTGGGGCGAGTATCGTGCCGATAACTTTGACCGGGCGATCAGCTATACCAAAGACTATGTGGACGAGATCGTATTAAATAGCCTTACGCCAACCAATCAATTTTCAGATTGGAGCGGGCTCTATACCGCCATCGGGCGTATCAATAACAATATCAAGTATATTCCAAAGGCAGCAGAACTGGATAGCCGTATCACTCCGGAGATGCTGAAGGATTATCTGGCGCAGTGTTATGCCCTTCGAGCCATGTGTTATTTCTATCTCGTCCGTGTGTGGGGCGATGCTCCGATATGGCTTGAACCCTATGAGGATGTGCAGCAGCCCGCTGCCAGTCCACGTGAACCGAAAGATAAGCTATTGAACGAGGTCATTATACCGGATCTGGAAAAAGCCTATTCCCTGGTCGATAAAGATGCGAAAAACCCCCTATGGACCATCGGAGGGGCAGGAATATGTGCGATCATGTCGGATGTATATATGTGGAAAAAGGATTATCAAAATGCGACAAAATGGATAACACGTCTTTTTTTGACAAAGTCTCCTACGGGTGTAGGTTATGCCGGAACCAATGAAAGCAACTTGCAGGATGGCGCAAGCTGGAAAACTATTTTTGTCAATCCAACTTCCAGTAAAGAAACGATTTGGAGCATCCATTGGGACTACTTAAAAAATGGCTGTGCCTGTATGCAGACCTCATGGTCGCCTAACAACAAGCAGATTGTCGTCGATGAAGGGGTGTGGGCAAGCTGGTTTCAGCCGCAGACGACCACTTCGCCGAGTCCTGATATCAGGCCACAGCAGACTTTAGATGTCTATTTTGGGTTGCCAAGCAACAAGCGAGATCGATTTATCAAGTGGTATCCCACGGATGCGAACCCAACCAAAGCTGATCCATGGCCTGTGACAAACCAGGCACTTCCAGTTTATTTAACCATGTACCGCCTGAGTGACATGTATCTTTTGTATGCTGAAGCGTTGAATGGCTTGGGTGATCGCGCCAATGCCCTGAAATATTTAAACTTTGTCCGCAAGCGTGCGCGCCTGCCACAATATGATGCAAATGATGCCACTATTGCGACAAGCTACCAGCTGGAAACGGCGATTTTGGAGGAGCGTCGTCTGGAACTTTTTGGTGAAGGTAAAAGGTGGTTTGATCTGGTGCGCACCGGACGTGTAAAGGACGTGATGGATCCCATCTTAAAACGTAGACAGGAAGAAGCGGGTAATTTGGAAAAACCTGGATTTTTAGATCCAACAAACAGAGTGTATTGGCCTATTCACCGGAATGTTCTAAACTCCAATAAATCATTGGTTCAAAATCCCGGATATACAGATTAA
- a CDS encoding DKNYY domain-containing protein encodes MILAISFKTMLALLLLGSASDVYVDNSKYENNGAYIHQDQLGDGYAKIGGRIYYRGKEIVNANAGSFQFLGDGYAKDTWKVYFRGAAVADASPSTFQSLGDGYASDAWKVYFYGRSLSNVTASSFKTLGNGYSKDAWKVYYLGKEIAGANSSSFENLGRGYAKDNWSSYYRGEKNDKPTATSLQSLGGQYAKDDWSVFYRNQKVEEASVSTFEYLDDGYGRDAWNVYYRGVKVKDASPSTFKALAGGYAKDAWTVFYRGQELKGASASTFEYVDNGYARDAWSKFYRGEKMD; translated from the coding sequence ATGATACTAGCTATTTCTTTTAAAACAATGCTCGCCCTTCTTCTGCTTGGCTCTGCCAGCGATGTCTATGTTGATAATAGCAAATACGAAAATAACGGTGCCTATATCCATCAAGACCAGTTGGGAGACGGCTATGCCAAAATTGGCGGTCGTATTTACTATCGTGGTAAAGAAATTGTCAATGCCAATGCCGGTTCTTTTCAGTTTTTAGGTGATGGTTATGCAAAAGACACCTGGAAAGTCTATTTTCGGGGGGCAGCTGTAGCCGATGCAAGTCCTTCTACTTTTCAGTCACTGGGTGACGGTTACGCTAGTGATGCCTGGAAGGTCTATTTTTATGGCAGATCCTTATCGAATGTGACAGCCTCTTCCTTCAAGACGCTGGGAAATGGTTACAGCAAAGACGCATGGAAAGTCTACTATTTGGGCAAAGAAATTGCAGGAGCCAACTCCTCCAGCTTTGAAAACCTCGGTCGGGGTTATGCAAAAGATAATTGGTCAAGCTATTATCGGGGCGAAAAGAATGATAAGCCTACAGCGACTTCCTTGCAGTCTCTCGGAGGGCAATATGCGAAGGACGATTGGTCTGTTTTTTACCGAAATCAGAAAGTGGAAGAGGCTTCTGTTTCAACCTTTGAATACCTCGATGACGGTTATGGCAGGGATGCCTGGAATGTGTACTATCGAGGAGTAAAAGTTAAGGATGCCTCGCCATCTACATTTAAAGCGCTTGCGGGAGGTTATGCAAAAGACGCGTGGACCGTTTTCTATCGCGGTCAGGAGTTAAAAGGGGCAAGTGCTTCTACTTTTGAATACGTAGACAATGGCTATGCACGCGATGCCTGGAGTAAGTTTTATCGTGGAGAAAAGATGGATTAA
- a CDS encoding SusC/RagA family TonB-linked outer membrane protein: MIYHMYYQICKWQRCSLVFLFLLLAGFANAQSKSFELRGVVLDSVGHLPISNVTVAFVGKSTAVSTDAQGQFLIKDVHLNDQLVLTSVGFDRKTVQVTSTNRMTIFLSSSSSNLDEVTVVAYGTQKKTSMVASITSINPKEIKGPTSNLTTMLAGRVAGLIAYQRSGEPGNDNASFFIRGVGTFGAGKKDPLILIDGMESNTTALARLQPDDIAGFSVLKDAAASALYGARGANGVVLVNTKSGIVGKAKFNARFENSISTNTRNFQFADNITYMNLANEAVLTRNPRGTLPYDQNKIDHTARGDDPLLYPNNNWIDQLIKDYTNNQRFNFNVTGGGNLAQYYVAGTFNNDRGILKSESGNNFDNNINLKNYSIRSNITLNITPTTIGIIRTSAQFDDYKGPIGGYDDWGNLINGGQRVFKEAIWSNPVMFPAVYPASYAPFTTHPLFGNNFIPTTKTLYNNPYAKMVNGFQEYNSSTVNVQLELKQNFDFITKGLSARLMAYTQRYSYFSVRRSFEPFYYNLLKIPGTNNTVLSLLNENQGTEYLDYSQGDRIQNTTTYGEFAVNYNRTIGKDHDITGMLIGIMRNYQTANGGNLQASLPARNIGVSGRATYAYKNKYLFEANFGYNGSERFSKDKRFGFFPSFGLGWNLQEEPMFEFITPVVSRLKLRATYGLVGNDQIGNERDRFFYLSQVNPNDPGKGFSWGNLWDYSRPGYSISRYANPNITWERAKTFDAGFDLNLKNGLGVVFDYYNSKRSDILMVRSTIPTTSGFQADIQSNMGKAESKGFDLALDYNKSFANTWWTQLRGNMTYATNRLLTNEEPNYPANLSYLTHLGYPIKQQYGLIAERLFVDDIEADNSPLQNFGGALKTMGGDIKYRDINGDGKITDLDKVPIGFPTDPEIIYGMGFTVGFKGFDVSAFLQGSARSSFFINPGNITPFAINGPYQNGLLKQVADSHWSEDNQDIRAFWPRLTDGFNNNNNQFSTWWMRNGAFLRLKSVELGYTVPKKILDRWKMSNIRIYTNALNLAVWSKFKMWDPEMGGDGLGYPVQAVYNIGINVGL; the protein is encoded by the coding sequence ATGATCTACCACATGTATTACCAAATCTGTAAATGGCAGCGATGTAGTCTTGTCTTCCTTTTTCTTCTGTTAGCGGGCTTCGCAAATGCGCAGTCCAAATCATTTGAATTAAGAGGAGTTGTATTGGATAGCGTCGGACATTTACCTATTTCCAATGTTACAGTCGCTTTTGTGGGAAAAAGTACTGCTGTATCAACGGATGCTCAGGGACAGTTCCTGATCAAAGACGTGCACCTCAACGATCAGCTTGTCCTGACTTCGGTCGGATTCGACCGCAAGACTGTTCAGGTCACCAGCACCAATCGTATGACCATCTTTCTGTCCTCATCAAGTTCGAACCTGGATGAGGTGACCGTTGTCGCATACGGCACGCAAAAGAAAACGAGTATGGTCGCTTCGATCACCTCGATCAATCCAAAAGAAATTAAAGGCCCTACCTCCAATCTGACCACCATGCTGGCGGGTCGGGTAGCGGGTTTAATTGCGTATCAGCGCAGTGGTGAACCCGGCAACGACAATGCCTCGTTCTTTATTCGCGGTGTCGGGACCTTCGGCGCCGGAAAGAAAGACCCCCTGATCCTTATCGATGGGATGGAATCGAATACAACGGCTTTGGCGCGGCTTCAGCCCGATGATATTGCTGGTTTTTCGGTGCTGAAAGATGCGGCTGCTTCGGCATTGTATGGTGCCAGAGGTGCAAATGGTGTGGTGCTGGTCAATACCAAAAGTGGTATTGTCGGAAAAGCAAAATTTAATGCACGTTTTGAAAACTCGATTTCTACCAATACCCGAAACTTCCAATTTGCCGATAATATTACCTATATGAATTTGGCCAATGAAGCTGTTTTGACACGTAACCCGAGAGGAACATTACCGTATGACCAAAATAAAATCGATCATACCGCAAGGGGAGACGATCCCTTACTTTATCCAAACAATAACTGGATCGATCAATTGATTAAAGATTATACCAACAATCAGCGTTTCAATTTTAACGTCACCGGGGGCGGTAACCTCGCACAATATTATGTTGCGGGTACTTTTAACAATGACAGGGGAATTTTGAAATCGGAAAGTGGTAATAATTTTGATAATAATATTAACCTCAAAAATTATTCGATACGATCCAATATTACCTTAAATATTACGCCGACAACCATTGGAATTATCCGTACTTCCGCACAGTTTGACGATTATAAGGGCCCCATCGGTGGTTACGACGATTGGGGAAATTTGATCAATGGGGGGCAACGGGTATTCAAAGAAGCGATCTGGTCCAATCCCGTGATGTTTCCGGCAGTCTATCCAGCTTCTTACGCACCGTTTACAACCCATCCGCTCTTCGGAAATAACTTTATACCGACGACAAAGACCTTGTACAATAACCCCTATGCCAAGATGGTCAACGGCTTTCAGGAATACAATAGTTCGACAGTCAATGTGCAACTGGAGCTGAAACAGAACTTTGACTTTATCACAAAAGGCCTCTCAGCACGTCTAATGGCTTATACACAACGGTATTCGTATTTTTCGGTACGGCGAAGTTTTGAACCTTTCTACTATAATCTGCTGAAAATACCGGGTACAAACAATACGGTATTGAGTTTGCTGAATGAAAACCAGGGAACGGAATACCTCGACTACAGTCAAGGGGACCGGATACAGAATACAACGACCTATGGCGAGTTCGCAGTCAATTATAACCGGACCATTGGAAAGGATCACGACATCACGGGTATGCTCATCGGTATCATGCGCAATTATCAGACAGCAAACGGGGGCAATTTACAGGCTTCTCTGCCAGCGCGTAACATTGGTGTGTCTGGACGCGCAACGTATGCGTATAAAAATAAATACCTGTTTGAAGCAAACTTTGGTTACAACGGTTCCGAGCGCTTTTCCAAAGATAAACGATTTGGATTTTTCCCCTCTTTTGGGCTAGGCTGGAACCTCCAGGAAGAGCCGATGTTTGAGTTTATCACACCGGTGGTATCTCGTCTAAAATTGCGCGCAACCTATGGTTTGGTGGGTAACGATCAGATCGGTAATGAGCGTGATCGGTTTTTCTATTTATCGCAGGTCAATCCCAACGATCCTGGGAAAGGTTTCTCCTGGGGAAACCTTTGGGATTATAGCCGGCCAGGTTACTCCATATCACGTTATGCCAATCCCAATATTACCTGGGAGCGTGCCAAAACATTTGATGCTGGTTTTGACCTGAACCTTAAAAATGGATTGGGAGTTGTCTTTGATTATTATAACTCCAAGCGAAGTGATATCTTAATGGTACGCTCCACCATTCCGACGACTTCAGGTTTTCAGGCTGATATTCAATCCAATATGGGTAAAGCGGAGAGTAAGGGATTTGACCTGGCCTTGGATTATAACAAATCATTTGCAAACACCTGGTGGACGCAGTTGCGCGGCAACATGACTTATGCGACCAATCGTTTATTGACTAATGAGGAACCAAATTATCCAGCTAATTTATCTTACCTAACGCATTTGGGCTATCCGATTAAACAGCAATATGGATTGATCGCCGAACGCTTGTTTGTGGATGATATTGAAGCCGATAACTCGCCATTGCAAAATTTTGGTGGCGCATTGAAAACAATGGGCGGTGATATCAAATACCGTGACATTAACGGTGATGGCAAAATAACTGATCTGGACAAAGTGCCTATCGGTTTTCCTACCGATCCTGAAATTATCTACGGTATGGGATTCACGGTCGGCTTCAAAGGGTTTGATGTGAGTGCTTTCTTACAGGGTTCTGCACGCTCTTCTTTCTTTATCAATCCCGGAAATATCACGCCTTTCGCCATCAATGGCCCCTATCAAAATGGGCTGTTAAAACAGGTGGCCGATAGTCACTGGTCGGAAGATAATCAGGATATCCGTGCATTTTGGCCACGATTGACCGACGGATTCAATAACAACAACAATCAATTTTCGACCTGGTGGATGCGCAATGGTGCGTTCCTTCGCCTAAAATCTGTTGAATTGGGCTATACGGTACCAAAAAAAATCCTGGATCGCTGGAAGATGTCCAATATCCGCATTTATACCAATGCCCTGAACCTCGCGGTATGGAGCAAATTTAAAATGTGGGATCCTGAAATGGGTGGTGATGGTTTGGGTTACCCGGTTCAGGCGGTGTACAATATCGGTATCAATGTGGGATTATAA
- a CDS encoding polysaccharide lyase 6 family protein, with product MIKKNSVIASLLLLLAVGTSCEKSPAEKLTLNSIACVQCHTIQSAADLQALSLQPGDTVIMKSGQWTDQELTFSAQGTKQQPIVLMAEQRGAVIMKGTSSVSITGQWLVVDGLVFQEGYTTGKNVVDFTSSSSNCRLTNTSIVDYNPPAATTDYRWVSINGSYHRVDHCYLKGKIHQGPTMVVWGTSKPMKHRIDHNFFGERAAVPDNGGETIRIGTSDWSMTSALTTIEDNIFQRCNGETEIISNKMGADTIRNNYFYESQGTLCLRHGNGSAVYGNYFVGNGNSAAGGIRIIGEDHLVYNNYFQNMAGTGQKAALAIMDGVPNSPLSGYFQVKRVKVVANTMIKCKQSFDIGSGKGGNNRTLPPTDGHIANNVVSQSAQSTMLTFTDQPVNFVYQGNIVFDVPTSQQLPAGFTRVNPQYTLTTDGIYEPSNSSPVLGAFVGNYPFAAAADAGAPKLDTKHRDLLKAQNIGPVFMSGLGSSLVINP from the coding sequence ATGATTAAAAAGAATTCAGTTATTGCTTCACTTCTGCTGCTATTGGCGGTAGGAACGAGCTGTGAGAAATCGCCCGCCGAAAAACTCACTTTAAACAGTATTGCCTGTGTGCAATGCCACACCATTCAGTCGGCAGCAGATCTTCAGGCATTGAGCTTACAGCCCGGAGACACGGTTATTATGAAGTCCGGGCAATGGACAGATCAGGAATTAACCTTCAGTGCGCAGGGAACAAAACAGCAACCCATTGTACTGATGGCAGAGCAGCGTGGAGCTGTTATCATGAAAGGTACCTCATCCGTTAGTATCACAGGACAGTGGCTTGTTGTGGACGGACTCGTATTCCAGGAAGGGTATACGACAGGCAAAAATGTGGTGGATTTTACTTCATCCTCTTCAAACTGTCGCCTTACCAATACATCGATTGTGGACTATAATCCGCCGGCAGCGACGACCGACTATCGTTGGGTATCGATCAATGGTTCCTACCATCGGGTCGACCACTGCTATTTAAAAGGAAAAATCCATCAAGGCCCGACCATGGTTGTATGGGGGACCAGTAAACCAATGAAACACCGCATCGATCATAACTTCTTTGGGGAGCGTGCTGCGGTACCTGACAATGGCGGTGAAACCATCCGCATTGGCACCAGCGACTGGTCGATGACCAGTGCGCTGACAACCATTGAAGATAATATCTTTCAGCGCTGTAACGGCGAAACGGAAATCATATCCAATAAGATGGGGGCCGATACGATCCGCAACAACTATTTTTATGAAAGTCAGGGAACCTTATGCCTGCGACATGGTAATGGATCTGCCGTTTATGGAAATTATTTTGTCGGTAATGGCAATAGTGCTGCCGGTGGTATTCGTATCATAGGTGAAGACCATTTGGTCTATAACAATTACTTCCAGAATATGGCCGGTACGGGGCAAAAAGCCGCGTTGGCGATTATGGACGGTGTACCAAATTCGCCCTTAAGCGGGTACTTTCAAGTCAAGCGGGTGAAAGTTGTGGCCAATACAATGATTAAATGTAAGCAGTCATTTGATATTGGTTCGGGAAAAGGCGGAAATAACCGGACATTGCCCCCAACGGATGGGCATATTGCAAATAATGTGGTGTCCCAATCGGCTCAATCAACGATGTTAACCTTTACCGATCAACCGGTCAATTTTGTTTATCAGGGAAACATTGTTTTCGATGTACCCACAAGTCAGCAGCTGCCGGCTGGATTTACCCGAGTTAATCCACAGTACACACTGACAACAGATGGCATCTATGAGCCATCAAACAGCAGCCCTGTATTGGGTGCCTTTGTGGGGAATTATCCATTTGCGGCAGCCGCAGATGCGGGAGCTCCTAAACTGGATACAAAACACCGCGATCTGCTGAAAGCCCAAAATATAGGGCCTGTATTTATGTCCGGTCTGGGGAGCAGTTTGGTCATTAATCCTTAA
- a CDS encoding SusC/RagA family TonB-linked outer membrane protein produces the protein MIKSITKMGCFVLFLFLALGSIGLPVFAQQNIRLSGKVTNKKGDALQGVTVRIKGKSQGTSTDAAGKYQLEVAPSSTLVFSQVGMKEQERTVGNQRQLDVTLEDSDNALDEIVVTGYGGVAKKRDLTGAISSVNAKKIEERQPINLFDALQGQAAGVLIVNDGGGAPGATGSIQVRGTSTLNGGNGPLYLVDGVINPDGATINPTDIENIEVLKDAASASIYGSRAANGVILITTKRGSEGKPMVNVNYNHLFGRLAHYIPVSNSAEVRAFRYIQGLNTNTDSINPSFNSDNDLQRLLLGNLAQKREIKVSVSGGQKNLRYYSSLNYLDDKSIILNSYAKRLQSRINVEYQFSSKLKYSNNISFSWQKGNTIPIGNTIRVVMDRPAYSLIYYPDGSLTSYIGSKRNPVANALFEKNLDETYSGQFNNQLDYQIRDDLKFTTLFNARLDNLQNTQFSPRFLSANKDQNSGTNEFNKTFTWEFQSYLNYNKTFAQDHNVTALLGFSSDRRRYDRFHSEYMNSVNEEVLVTFPDYLTPSKTYTTATANASASIFSRIGYNYKGRYLVQGSYRRDGSSRFGATNKWGNFLSASAAWRFSDENFMKWAKPALVDAKLRYSIGQLGNDKVGDYESYTKVAFGGSYNGVGGAALTSTFGNNRIKWETTTQNNVGLDLTFLNGRLGFTADYYVKTTTDLLYPRELAKETGYAKVNVNLGTIRNRGMEFVISGKPIMTRDFSWEVNGNISFERGKIVKLADGIPFFPGNKWYAEEGGRIGNFYGWRNLGVYAWDESNAYNDNWEKLTLVLDDQGKPMYRDGKAVYTFNGNDYQGTVHQLYAPDGKLKGGDAEWLNNKKDSLINDEDRMILGNATPDFYFGFMQTFRYKRFTLNVLFNGSFGGEVYNALLQRQNYPTNTGAGSPDMVYNVWRKPGDVAKYPNYVERNNRGNMKTNQNSLYIEDATFVRLSSARLAYTFDPQLINRLKMKGLTAFVYGSNLLTWTNYRGYDPEFSTNNPLTPGEDDGRYPRRREFGFGLNINF, from the coding sequence ATGATAAAAAGTATCACAAAAATGGGGTGCTTTGTACTCTTCCTATTTCTAGCCTTGGGGAGTATAGGTTTACCGGTCTTTGCCCAACAAAACATACGGCTTTCAGGAAAGGTGACCAACAAAAAGGGAGATGCACTGCAGGGAGTCACTGTTCGTATCAAAGGGAAAAGCCAGGGCACAAGTACAGATGCTGCGGGGAAGTATCAGCTGGAGGTTGCCCCATCCAGCACCCTTGTCTTTAGTCAGGTGGGGATGAAAGAGCAGGAGCGCACTGTCGGTAACCAGCGGCAACTTGATGTCACGCTGGAAGATAGTGACAATGCGCTGGACGAGATTGTTGTCACGGGCTATGGTGGTGTCGCAAAGAAACGTGACCTCACGGGAGCCATCTCTTCCGTCAATGCCAAGAAAATCGAAGAACGCCAGCCTATTAACCTTTTTGATGCCTTACAAGGGCAGGCTGCCGGGGTGCTTATTGTCAATGACGGTGGTGGGGCACCCGGAGCGACAGGATCTATTCAAGTGCGGGGAACTTCGACTTTGAATGGTGGAAATGGCCCCTTATATCTGGTCGATGGGGTAATTAACCCTGATGGTGCAACCATAAATCCGACAGATATCGAGAATATCGAAGTGCTCAAAGATGCGGCTTCTGCATCCATTTATGGATCGCGTGCAGCCAATGGCGTTATCCTCATCACAACCAAGCGCGGATCAGAAGGAAAACCCATGGTTAATGTTAACTACAACCATCTTTTTGGACGTCTAGCTCATTACATCCCTGTAAGCAACTCTGCAGAAGTGAGGGCTTTCCGATATATCCAAGGCCTCAATACCAATACGGATTCCATCAACCCAAGTTTCAATTCCGATAACGATTTGCAAAGGCTCTTGTTGGGGAATCTGGCACAGAAGAGGGAAATTAAGGTGAGTGTTTCCGGTGGTCAGAAAAATCTCCGTTACTACAGCAGTTTGAATTATCTGGATGATAAATCGATCATCTTGAATAGTTACGCCAAACGTTTGCAGTCACGCATCAATGTGGAATATCAGTTTTCATCCAAGTTGAAGTATTCCAACAATATTTCCTTTTCCTGGCAGAAGGGCAATACAATTCCGATCGGCAATACGATAAGGGTTGTGATGGACCGTCCAGCCTATTCCTTGATTTACTATCCCGATGGTTCTTTAACAAGCTACATCGGTTCGAAACGTAATCCTGTAGCCAACGCTTTGTTTGAGAAAAATCTGGATGAAACCTATTCTGGGCAATTTAACAATCAGTTGGATTATCAGATCAGGGATGACTTAAAGTTCACAACCTTGTTCAATGCACGGTTGGACAATTTACAGAATACCCAATTCTCACCGCGTTTTCTTTCGGCAAATAAGGATCAGAATAGCGGAACAAATGAGTTTAATAAAACGTTTACCTGGGAGTTTCAATCCTATCTGAATTATAATAAAACTTTTGCGCAGGATCATAATGTCACAGCTTTATTGGGCTTCAGTTCGGATCGCAGACGTTATGATCGTTTTCACTCCGAATATATGAATAGCGTCAACGAGGAGGTTTTGGTGACCTTTCCGGATTACCTGACGCCTTCAAAAACCTATACCACGGCAACAGCTAATGCTTCTGCTTCTATTTTTAGCCGGATTGGCTACAATTACAAAGGACGCTATCTCGTTCAGGGATCCTATCGAAGGGATGGTTCATCGCGGTTCGGTGCGACAAATAAATGGGGAAACTTCCTCTCGGCATCTGCTGCATGGCGGTTTTCGGACGAGAATTTCATGAAATGGGCCAAGCCGGCATTGGTAGATGCTAAACTACGGTACAGTATCGGTCAACTTGGAAATGATAAAGTAGGCGATTATGAATCGTACACCAAAGTGGCCTTTGGCGGTTCGTATAACGGTGTCGGCGGAGCTGCATTGACCAGTACATTTGGCAATAATCGGATCAAGTGGGAAACAACCACCCAGAATAATGTGGGGCTAGATCTAACCTTCTTAAATGGTCGATTGGGATTTACGGCAGACTATTATGTTAAAACGACAACCGATTTATTGTATCCGCGAGAGCTTGCCAAAGAAACCGGTTATGCCAAAGTGAATGTCAATTTAGGAACAATCCGCAACCGCGGGATGGAATTTGTGATCAGCGGAAAACCAATAATGACGCGTGATTTCAGCTGGGAGGTGAATGGTAATATTTCCTTTGAACGGGGTAAGATTGTGAAGCTGGCAGATGGAATACCATTTTTTCCGGGTAATAAATGGTACGCGGAAGAAGGTGGCCGTATCGGAAATTTCTACGGCTGGCGCAATTTAGGGGTTTACGCCTGGGATGAATCTAACGCTTACAACGACAATTGGGAGAAATTGACACTTGTCCTAGACGATCAGGGGAAACCGATGTATCGTGATGGAAAAGCGGTATATACATTCAATGGTAACGATTATCAGGGAACAGTACACCAGCTTTATGCGCCAGATGGTAAACTCAAAGGGGGGGATGCTGAATGGCTGAACAACAAAAAGGATAGTTTGATCAATGACGAAGATCGCATGATCCTCGGCAACGCGACACCTGATTTCTATTTTGGTTTTATGCAGACCTTTAGATACAAAAGATTTACCCTAAATGTACTCTTTAATGGTTCCTTCGGCGGTGAAGTCTACAATGCCTTGCTGCAACGTCAAAATTACCCGACCAATACCGGGGCAGGTTCACCGGACATGGTCTATAACGTATGGCGCAAACCCGGGGATGTGGCCAAATACCCAAATTATGTGGAGCGAAACAACCGCGGAAATATGAAAACGAACCAGAATAGCCTCTATATCGAAGATGCGACATTTGTTCGTTTGTCAAGTGCACGGCTAGCCTACACCTTCGATCCGCAGTTGATCAATAGGTTGAAAATGAAAGGACTTACTGCCTTCGTTTATGGAAGCAACCTGTTGACGTGGACCAATTACCGGGGTTACGATCCTGAATTTAGTACAAACAATCCGCTGACACCGGGTGAGGACGATGGCCGTTACCCGAGGAGACGGGAGTTTGGATTTGGCTTAAACATCAATTTTTAG